Proteins co-encoded in one Capnocytophaga ochracea DSM 7271 genomic window:
- a CDS encoding RagB/SusD family nutrient uptake outer membrane protein produces the protein MKKYIKHSIFGVILALSLSACMKDLDQEPIDPDSFTEKDVFKNATEAKGALAKIYASLSLTGQKGPSGDGDIAGADEGSTGYTRMQFYLQVASTDEAIIRWSDAGVPDFHNMSWTPANTFNNAYYNRLGQQIAFANSFIDNAQALASDPEVGYYIAEARFIRAYAYYNVIDAFGKAPLVTSSKADLKPAQNTRAELFNFVESELKDLEGKLKAARANEYGRVDVVAAQALLARLYLNAKVYIGQDKYTDCITYAKKVIASSYSLNTTDANNNGTAYDELFLADNNSNGAQNEFIFLASFDGLNTKTFGGTAFIIHGATGGNMNASSLGINDGWSGLTAPKEFVNKFEVSARNSNNEPTAWKDKRAMFYTDGQTYENTDLKDFTKSGYAITKFKNITSTGAAGKDPEKKFPDTDLPLIRLAEVYLTYAEAVLRGGTGGDRATALGYINQLRSRAYGNASGNIADSDLTLDFILDERARELYWEGLRRTDLIRYGKFTGGAYLWSFKGGTASGVAVPDYRNLYPIPQDARTANENLTQNTGY, from the coding sequence ATGAAAAAATATATCAAACATAGTATCTTTGGGGTAATATTAGCACTTTCGCTTAGTGCTTGTATGAAAGATTTAGACCAAGAGCCTATAGACCCCGATAGCTTTACTGAAAAAGACGTGTTTAAAAACGCTACTGAAGCTAAAGGTGCCTTAGCTAAAATTTATGCCTCATTATCGCTTACTGGGCAAAAAGGTCCCAGCGGTGATGGCGATATAGCAGGTGCCGATGAAGGTTCTACTGGATACACTCGTATGCAATTCTACTTACAAGTAGCCAGTACCGATGAGGCTATCATTCGCTGGAGTGATGCTGGTGTGCCCGACTTCCACAATATGAGTTGGACACCTGCTAACACCTTTAACAATGCCTATTACAACCGCTTGGGGCAACAAATCGCTTTTGCGAACTCGTTTATAGATAACGCACAAGCCTTAGCTTCTGACCCCGAAGTAGGTTATTATATTGCCGAAGCGCGCTTTATCCGTGCTTATGCTTATTACAATGTAATAGATGCTTTTGGGAAAGCACCTTTGGTAACCTCCTCTAAGGCAGATTTAAAACCTGCTCAAAACACACGTGCCGAACTCTTTAACTTCGTAGAAAGTGAGTTAAAGGATTTAGAGGGCAAACTAAAAGCCGCACGTGCTAATGAATACGGACGTGTAGATGTGGTAGCCGCTCAAGCGCTCCTCGCTCGTTTATACCTCAACGCTAAAGTGTATATAGGACAAGATAAATATACCGATTGTATTACTTATGCTAAAAAGGTAATTGCCTCTTCCTATAGCTTAAACACTACCGATGCCAATAACAATGGTACCGCTTACGACGAGTTGTTCCTTGCCGATAACAACAGCAATGGCGCTCAAAACGAGTTTATATTTTTAGCAAGTTTTGATGGGCTTAATACCAAAACTTTTGGAGGTACAGCTTTCATTATACACGGAGCTACCGGAGGAAATATGAATGCTTCTTCCTTGGGTATTAACGACGGTTGGAGTGGTCTTACAGCTCCTAAAGAATTTGTTAATAAATTTGAGGTATCAGCACGCAATAGTAATAATGAGCCTACCGCTTGGAAAGACAAACGCGCGATGTTCTATACCGATGGACAAACCTATGAGAACACAGACTTAAAAGACTTTACAAAGTCAGGCTATGCCATTACTAAATTCAAGAACATAACCTCTACAGGAGCAGCAGGTAAAGACCCCGAAAAGAAATTCCCCGACACTGATTTACCACTTATCCGCTTAGCTGAAGTATATCTTACTTATGCTGAAGCCGTGCTACGCGGTGGTACAGGAGGTGATAGAGCTACTGCCTTAGGTTATATCAACCAATTGCGTAGCCGTGCTTATGGTAACGCTTCTGGCAACATAGCTGATAGCGACCTTACCTTAGATTTTATCTTAGATGAACGCGCTCGTGAATTGTACTGGGAAGGATTGCGCCGTACCGACCTTATTCGTTATGGTAAATTTACAGGAGGTGCTTACCTCTGGTCTTTCAAAGGAGGTACTGCTTCTGGTGTAGCTGTACCTGATTATAGAAACTTATATCCTATTCCTCAAGATGCACGCACCGCTAATGAAAACCTTACTCAAAATACAGGATACTAA
- a CDS encoding SusE domain-containing protein yields the protein MKNILRTAALCMGLISLVACEKDEEKATLNADAKIEASLSTNNVVLTQGTASQTALTVSWETKNLNINLAPKYTVNFVRKDGKKEKSISVEKSPLAITGKELNDYLISDLEITAGTTTEVTVAVRLVLSDQRNFSSEHKLKVTPFLDEIKPSDWGIAGDGANGWDPDKGLDIKMWKGDDGALVAYATLKTGSIKFRKDNKWDLNYGGSNGKLVSGGTNIAVLAGTYKITFNEKALTYSIEKYSWGIVGSGANGWDENKDLDIKLSYNGAFNQWEAKNVSLKDGEIKIRLNNQWGTNFGAVSTDDKPVAALSGKLKDGGNNIKVSAGTYNISFSFDVKTKEGTYKIEKL from the coding sequence ATGAAAAATATACTTAGAACAGCAGCGTTATGTATGGGACTTATCTCATTGGTAGCCTGCGAAAAAGATGAAGAAAAGGCAACCCTTAATGCCGATGCCAAAATAGAGGCTTCCCTATCTACCAACAATGTAGTACTTACACAGGGCACCGCCTCTCAAACAGCTCTTACTGTTTCTTGGGAAACGAAAAACCTCAACATAAACCTTGCTCCTAAATATACCGTTAATTTTGTAAGAAAAGATGGAAAAAAGGAGAAATCTATTTCAGTTGAGAAATCCCCTCTTGCTATCACAGGTAAAGAGTTAAATGACTATCTTATAAGTGATTTAGAAATTACAGCAGGAACAACGACCGAAGTTACCGTAGCGGTAAGATTAGTCCTCAGCGACCAACGTAATTTTTCCTCCGAGCATAAATTGAAAGTAACCCCTTTCCTTGATGAAATCAAACCAAGCGATTGGGGAATAGCCGGTGATGGTGCTAACGGTTGGGATCCAGATAAAGGATTAGATATTAAAATGTGGAAAGGTGACGATGGTGCATTAGTAGCCTATGCTACTTTAAAAACTGGTAGCATCAAATTCCGTAAAGATAATAAGTGGGATCTTAATTACGGTGGAAGTAACGGTAAATTAGTGTCTGGAGGAACTAATATTGCTGTCTTAGCAGGTACTTATAAGATTACTTTCAACGAAAAAGCCCTTACTTATAGTATCGAAAAATACTCTTGGGGTATAGTTGGTAGCGGTGCTAATGGTTGGGACGAAAATAAGGATTTAGACATCAAGTTGTCTTACAATGGTGCTTTTAACCAATGGGAAGCTAAAAATGTTAGTCTAAAGGACGGAGAAATTAAAATCCGTTTAAATAACCAATGGGGTACAAACTTTGGTGCTGTTAGCACTGATGATAAGCCTGTAGCCGCTCTTAGTGGTAAACTTAAAGATGGTGGAAATAACATCAAAGTGAGTGCAGGCACTTACAACATTTCTTTCTCTTTTGATGTAAAAACCAAAGAAGGTACTTACAAGATAGAAAAATTATAA
- a CDS encoding alpha-amylase, protein MKYYIYLLAGLLAFSCDKKSNNDNPEPQNTVPLDLTKIDNGNRVMMQAFYWDVTPLGEWWNTITPKLTEWKANGVDRIWLPPATKGASGGYSMGYDPSDYFDFGEYNQHGTVKTRFGSRAELENLISKAHESGLQVIADIVIGHNNGGGKEWNPYRNKETYTLFDETHGNASGKFNRNYECFHPNKYATSDEGADFYGEQDLSHKVPYVREELWEKDNSMAKYYKNTMKFDGWRFDYVKSFGAWVVRDWLKAVGGFAVGELWDGNPETLKKWVDESGASAFDFACFYALEKALDRNKDMHELMTDTHPMLRTLRTEKAVTFTANHDTEKDKIADNTIAPDKKLMAYAYILTHSGYPCIFYSDYENEAFKAKLQKLMLINRSLAVGEEKFHLASNTEYVASRLGNEKSPGLVLFINNSTLPAKRTITTHWKNKTLIDYSGNSHLFFVTDSDGNVTIQVPANSYTVWSIGK, encoded by the coding sequence ATGAAATATTATATATACCTTCTCGCAGGATTGCTCGCCTTTTCTTGCGATAAAAAAAGCAACAACGACAACCCAGAACCCCAAAATACAGTTCCCTTAGACCTTACTAAAATAGACAACGGCAACCGTGTGATGATGCAAGCCTTCTATTGGGACGTAACACCTCTTGGCGAATGGTGGAATACCATTACCCCAAAACTCACTGAGTGGAAAGCCAACGGAGTAGACCGCATATGGCTACCTCCTGCCACCAAAGGCGCTTCTGGGGGCTATTCTATGGGCTACGACCCCTCCGATTATTTCGATTTTGGCGAATATAACCAACACGGCACTGTAAAAACCCGCTTCGGCTCACGCGCTGAACTCGAAAACCTCATCAGCAAAGCCCACGAAAGTGGCTTGCAAGTAATTGCCGATATTGTTATAGGGCATAACAATGGCGGGGGCAAAGAATGGAACCCTTACCGCAATAAAGAAACCTACACCCTTTTCGATGAAACCCACGGTAATGCTTCTGGAAAATTTAACCGCAACTATGAGTGCTTTCACCCTAATAAATATGCAACTTCTGACGAAGGAGCTGACTTTTACGGGGAACAAGACCTATCGCATAAAGTACCCTATGTGCGTGAAGAACTTTGGGAAAAAGATAACTCAATGGCTAAGTATTACAAAAATACAATGAAGTTTGACGGTTGGCGTTTCGACTATGTGAAGAGCTTTGGGGCTTGGGTAGTACGCGATTGGCTAAAAGCAGTAGGTGGTTTTGCCGTAGGTGAATTGTGGGACGGCAACCCCGAAACGCTTAAAAAATGGGTAGACGAGAGCGGTGCAAGTGCTTTCGACTTTGCCTGCTTTTATGCCCTCGAAAAAGCATTAGACCGCAATAAAGATATGCACGAACTAATGACCGATACCCACCCAATGCTTAGAACCTTGCGCACCGAGAAAGCTGTCACTTTTACAGCTAATCACGATACCGAGAAAGACAAAATAGCGGACAATACCATTGCGCCTGACAAAAAACTAATGGCGTATGCCTATATCCTTACCCATAGTGGCTATCCTTGTATTTTCTATTCCGATTACGAAAATGAGGCTTTCAAAGCCAAGCTACAAAAGCTAATGCTCATCAACCGCAGTTTGGCAGTAGGTGAAGAAAAATTCCATTTAGCCTCCAATACGGAGTATGTAGCCTCACGTCTGGGCAACGAGAAAAGTCCGGGCTTAGTGCTCTTTATCAACAACAGCACTCTCCCTGCCAAGCGTACAATCACCACCCATTGGAAAAATAAAACCTTGATAGACTACTCTGGTAATAGTCATTTATTTTTTGTTACCGATAGCGACGGCAATGTAACCATACAAGTACCCGCCAATAGCTACACCGTGTGGTCAATAGGTAAATAA
- a CDS encoding glycoside hydrolase family 73 protein — protein sequence MKEFITKYKLYALETQRKTGISHLFILAQSALETGWGKNVPGNMMFGVKASKDTPASKKQLVRTTEVLSVPMVTKGLFPEIISITKRADGKYLYVVRDWFRKYDTPEESFTDHAQFFIKNERYAEALKVKSDPYKFAEEVAKAGYATAPNYADTLKKVIKMIEQAK from the coding sequence ATGAAAGAATTTATAACAAAATACAAGCTTTACGCACTCGAGACTCAGCGTAAAACGGGAATATCACACCTATTTATATTGGCACAATCGGCATTAGAGACGGGCTGGGGTAAGAATGTGCCCGGTAATATGATGTTCGGCGTGAAAGCTAGTAAGGATACGCCTGCAAGTAAGAAGCAGTTAGTGCGTACTACGGAGGTACTTTCTGTGCCTATGGTAACAAAGGGACTTTTTCCTGAGATTATCAGCATTACTAAGCGTGCGGACGGCAAATATTTGTACGTGGTGAGGGATTGGTTTAGGAAGTACGATACCCCAGAAGAGAGTTTCACTGACCACGCTCAATTCTTCATCAAAAACGAACGCTATGCAGAGGCATTGAAAGTGAAAAGTGACCCCTATAAGTTTGCAGAGGAGGTTGCTAAAGCGGGTTACGCTACCGCTCCTAACTATGCGGATACTTTGAAAAAAGTGATTAAAATGATTGAACAAGCGAAATAA
- a CDS encoding phage late control protein, giving the protein MFVLQAIIKIGDYTFRAVHNVKITKSVDELADTCTIELPTHFKVAKGGESLYTEKAIKVGDKVSVTLAYEGVYSGVEFEGYVKKVKPSIPVSIECEDAMYLLRRKNISKSWQKTTLREVLQEVVKDTPIVLADNIPEIQLDQWIIRNANGTQVLEKLKEEFRLSVFINDEGKLYAGLSELTNIGQTARYDLNYNIVANDLEYRTKEERKLKVRYTYIDKNNKKKTVEEGDPEGELRTFHTSVVSEEPKLREMARAEMERLKYDGFDGSITSFLVPFATRGMQAHMIDDELKEIDERYFIKKVEITFGRNGARRQVTIGAKL; this is encoded by the coding sequence ATGTTTGTATTACAAGCGATTATAAAGATAGGTGATTACACTTTTAGAGCAGTACATAACGTTAAAATCACCAAATCGGTAGACGAATTGGCGGACACCTGTACGATTGAACTGCCAACCCATTTTAAAGTAGCCAAAGGGGGCGAAAGCCTTTATACTGAAAAGGCTATCAAGGTGGGTGACAAAGTGAGTGTTACCCTTGCTTATGAGGGTGTGTATAGCGGAGTGGAGTTTGAAGGCTATGTAAAGAAGGTTAAACCGAGCATTCCTGTAAGCATAGAGTGTGAAGACGCTATGTACTTACTTAGACGTAAAAATATCAGCAAGTCGTGGCAAAAAACAACACTTAGAGAAGTATTGCAGGAAGTTGTGAAGGACACGCCCATTGTGCTGGCGGACAATATTCCAGAAATACAGTTAGACCAGTGGATTATTCGCAATGCGAACGGTACGCAGGTATTGGAGAAGCTGAAAGAAGAGTTTAGGCTAAGCGTGTTTATCAATGATGAAGGCAAGCTGTACGCAGGACTTTCAGAGCTTACCAATATAGGGCAAACGGCACGCTATGACCTCAATTATAACATTGTTGCCAATGATTTGGAGTATAGGACTAAGGAGGAACGCAAACTGAAAGTACGTTACACTTATATCGACAAAAATAACAAAAAGAAAACAGTGGAAGAGGGCGACCCCGAAGGTGAGCTAAGAACCTTTCATACTTCGGTAGTGAGTGAGGAACCTAAGTTACGAGAAATGGCAAGAGCGGAGATGGAAAGGCTGAAATACGATGGCTTTGACGGCTCTATAACAAGTTTCTTGGTACCTTTTGCGACGAGGGGTATGCAAGCTCATATGATAGATGATGAATTGAAAGAGATAGACGAACGTTACTTTATTAAGAAAGTAGAGATTACCTTCGGACGTAATGGCGCACGTCGACAAGTAACCATAGGAGCAAAATTATGA
- a CDS encoding DUF6046 domain-containing protein: MEFDIKELTARAFLDYVGPAFPQWWANNKTKFVLPSLSNISEARSNGSQYFMTLKVADKSGEQTIFPNEPLVSFSLTKTIVETATVGKQRKGKVKEYITTEDWQITIRGLCVDPKNPDQYPTAQVQSLNKLFEKNESLEVIGNKLFTLFDIGNIVLKDISFEEMEGKEGIQKYTIKAVSDMDFYAELDEKRTQLNKIY; encoded by the coding sequence ATGGAATTTGATATAAAAGAACTCACCGCACGGGCTTTTTTGGACTATGTAGGTCCAGCATTCCCGCAGTGGTGGGCAAACAATAAGACAAAATTTGTACTGCCGAGTTTGTCTAACATTAGTGAGGCACGCAGTAATGGCAGTCAGTATTTTATGACGTTAAAAGTGGCTGATAAATCGGGGGAGCAAACGATTTTCCCCAATGAGCCTTTGGTGAGTTTTTCGCTTACTAAAACCATTGTAGAAACGGCAACGGTAGGCAAACAACGCAAAGGTAAGGTCAAGGAATATATCACTACTGAAGATTGGCAAATTACCATAAGAGGACTGTGTGTAGACCCCAAAAATCCCGATCAATATCCTACGGCACAAGTACAAAGCCTTAACAAATTGTTTGAAAAGAATGAGAGTTTGGAGGTGATAGGCAATAAGCTCTTTACTCTTTTTGACATTGGTAACATCGTGCTCAAAGATATTAGCTTTGAGGAAATGGAAGGCAAAGAAGGTATACAGAAGTACACCATTAAAGCTGTATCGGATATGGACTTTTATGCGGAATTAGACGAGAAACGAACCCAACTTAACAAGATATACTAA
- a CDS encoding tape measure protein, producing MAENPKNTISSFFDQTKRLKEVVNNIIDPISSLQKIFKQGFTADTQKMSLATFVQGNMQKAQEIHQNLTQYSGQTAYEVPSLVKAQESLMGAGLLPEGALGMLKQIGDIALGDSKKIETLATAFAKVTTQGKLQEAILTQMQQAGFNPLQVISERTGETMSSLQERMDKGRISARELAEAFRWATDAQGDFYQGAENVNSTLQGRFAVLMASIQSIAVKVYEVISPLLIPLVALSTMVFGALNDGLSWFIQKLQEGNPIILGIAGVLGVFITAITLHNTYMAIAAAWQNRLSWAVIKTNLAFLANPIVLIIAGIVALIAIITYCIVGVSGWGKAWDNTVQGMKYLWEAFILTYKAHWNTAVNAFMAGIDLCKLAWYKFKEAVGLGDSKENQAMISQIQNDLQERAKSVAEGYKKAGEAGAKAKEYFGKAWNSLEFKSLSSVKDGLMGKLGIGQTGQKTSPLATPIASTPFSEMGNKTKDNIVTGGTRQTHINIQIGNLGTDTKVYVSSVREGVENFGAQLKEELLRIVNSVNQMQTV from the coding sequence ATGGCAGAAAATCCAAAAAACACGATATCTTCTTTCTTTGATCAGACTAAAAGGTTAAAGGAGGTGGTTAATAACATTATAGACCCTATCTCGTCTTTACAGAAAATATTTAAGCAAGGTTTTACGGCAGACACCCAAAAGATGAGTCTGGCTACTTTTGTGCAAGGTAATATGCAAAAGGCACAAGAAATACATCAGAATCTCACACAATACAGTGGGCAAACGGCTTATGAAGTACCATCGCTTGTGAAGGCTCAAGAGAGTTTGATGGGAGCAGGCTTGCTTCCTGAAGGAGCATTAGGAATGCTCAAACAAATAGGAGATATTGCCTTGGGGGATAGCAAAAAGATAGAAACCTTGGCTACTGCCTTTGCCAAAGTGACCACACAAGGGAAGTTGCAAGAAGCTATACTCACACAGATGCAACAGGCAGGATTTAATCCTTTGCAAGTGATAAGTGAGCGTACGGGCGAGACTATGAGCTCTCTGCAAGAGCGAATGGACAAAGGAAGAATTTCGGCAAGAGAGTTGGCTGAGGCTTTCCGATGGGCAACCGACGCACAAGGAGATTTTTATCAAGGAGCTGAGAATGTGAACAGCACTCTACAAGGCAGGTTTGCAGTTTTAATGGCTTCGATACAATCTATAGCTGTAAAAGTATATGAGGTTATAAGTCCGTTGCTGATTCCGTTGGTAGCACTTTCTACGATGGTATTTGGAGCTTTGAATGACGGATTGAGTTGGTTTATCCAAAAGCTTCAAGAGGGTAACCCCATAATCCTTGGTATTGCAGGAGTGTTAGGAGTATTTATTACAGCTATTACATTGCATAACACTTATATGGCTATTGCTGCGGCGTGGCAGAACCGACTATCGTGGGCAGTAATTAAAACGAACCTAGCTTTTTTAGCTAATCCTATTGTATTGATTATAGCAGGTATTGTGGCTCTTATTGCTATCATCACTTATTGTATTGTAGGCGTGAGCGGTTGGGGCAAAGCGTGGGATAACACTGTGCAAGGAATGAAATACTTGTGGGAAGCTTTTATTCTCACCTACAAAGCCCATTGGAATACGGCGGTCAATGCTTTTATGGCAGGTATAGACCTCTGTAAGTTGGCTTGGTATAAGTTTAAAGAGGCTGTAGGTTTGGGGGATAGTAAAGAGAACCAAGCGATGATAAGCCAAATACAAAACGACTTGCAAGAACGTGCCAAATCGGTAGCAGAAGGCTATAAGAAAGCAGGTGAGGCAGGAGCTAAAGCAAAAGAATATTTTGGTAAAGCGTGGAACTCTTTGGAGTTTAAGAGCCTTTCGAGTGTGAAAGACGGGCTAATGGGCAAGTTAGGCATAGGGCAAACGGGACAAAAAACAAGTCCGTTAGCAACACCTATTGCCAGCACACCTTTTTCAGAGATGGGTAATAAAACCAAAGATAATATCGTAACGGGAGGTACCCGTCAAACGCATATCAACATACAGATAGGCAACTTGGGCACGGATACCAAAGTGTACGTATCATCGGTACGGGAAGGGGTGGAAAACTTTGGGGCGCAACTGAAAGAAGAGCTTTTGAGAATTGTGAACAGTGTAAACCAAATGCAAACAGTGTAA
- a CDS encoding DUF2586 family protein, with amino-acid sequence MGLPKVLFNIAKDGMNRTGNNIQKVTGLIITGSGVASKVELGKSYQVFSLNEAVALGISEAENAFAYKHIKAFYEQASTGTPLWVMLISDATTMTAMLDKDGAFAPTLIADAKGAIRVLGVVKKATGSETITAGLDTDVQTAVVKAQAIAEHFEKKYMPFRVVVSGNSWNGKVADLTNFSENELNKVACFIGNDDKEKEASVGLFLGKMSAIPVQRKIHRVKDGSVLPLVAYFTDGTTIDSKADQWDALDDKGYIFFRTFVGRSGYYFSGDNTLTKPTDDFKSLSSGLVMDKALLLAYGALVEELSDEVLLSEEGSIHPAIIKSWQTKLESTLQSEMVSKGELSAVNINIDPEQKVLQTGKVVVGLKLLPVGYADFIEVNIGFTTKKEEN; translated from the coding sequence ATGGGATTACCAAAAGTATTATTTAACATTGCCAAGGATGGTATGAACCGTACAGGCAATAACATTCAAAAAGTTACTGGTCTTATTATTACAGGTAGTGGAGTAGCCAGTAAGGTAGAACTCGGGAAATCGTACCAAGTATTTTCCTTAAACGAAGCCGTAGCATTAGGTATTTCGGAGGCTGAAAACGCTTTTGCTTACAAGCACATTAAAGCATTTTACGAACAAGCTTCTACGGGTACACCTCTGTGGGTAATGCTCATATCGGACGCTACGACTATGACCGCAATGCTTGACAAAGATGGTGCTTTTGCTCCAACTCTTATAGCTGATGCCAAAGGTGCTATTAGGGTATTGGGTGTGGTGAAAAAAGCAACTGGTAGCGAAACTATCACCGCGGGCTTAGATACTGATGTACAAACAGCCGTAGTGAAAGCACAAGCTATTGCTGAGCACTTTGAAAAGAAGTATATGCCTTTTAGAGTAGTGGTATCGGGCAACAGCTGGAACGGCAAAGTAGCTGACCTTACTAATTTTTCGGAAAACGAACTCAACAAAGTGGCTTGCTTTATCGGTAATGACGATAAGGAAAAAGAAGCATCAGTAGGTTTGTTCTTAGGCAAAATGAGTGCTATACCCGTACAGCGAAAAATTCACCGCGTGAAGGACGGTAGTGTATTGCCATTGGTGGCTTATTTTACTGACGGAACTACTATTGACAGCAAAGCTGACCAGTGGGACGCCTTAGACGACAAAGGGTATATTTTCTTTCGTACCTTTGTAGGGCGTTCAGGCTACTATTTTTCAGGAGATAATACGCTTACCAAACCTACTGATGATTTTAAGAGTCTCAGTAGCGGATTGGTAATGGACAAGGCGTTACTTCTTGCTTATGGGGCTTTGGTAGAGGAATTAAGCGATGAGGTGTTACTTTCAGAAGAGGGAAGCATTCACCCTGCTATTATCAAGAGTTGGCAAACCAAGTTGGAGAGCACTTTGCAGAGCGAAATGGTTTCGAAAGGGGAGCTATCGGCAGTGAACATCAATATAGACCCTGAACAGAAGGTGTTGCAAACAGGTAAAGTGGTAGTAGGATTAAAACTCCTTCCTGTGGGTTATGCTGATTTTATTGAGGTGAATATTGGTTTTACCACGAAGAAAGAAGAAAATTAG
- a CDS encoding host-nuclease inhibitor Gam family protein, translating to MARTKRIIPTGVTKTQMENAFSTYAKAEARMSKINALIEKQIATIRNKYTNELATLKEIKDTNFDVLQAYALANKDSLFVKKKSLDSLHGTIGFRTGTPKLKTLKGFTWNTVTNLLKEFLPAYVRIAEEPAKDKLLAERNNTQIADFFPKIGVVVTQDETFFVEVKA from the coding sequence ATGGCAAGAACAAAAAGAATAATCCCTACTGGGGTAACTAAAACACAAATGGAGAATGCTTTTTCTACTTATGCAAAGGCAGAGGCGCGAATGAGTAAAATAAATGCGTTGATAGAGAAGCAAATTGCAACGATACGCAATAAATACACGAATGAATTGGCGACTCTTAAAGAAATAAAAGACACCAATTTTGATGTATTACAAGCCTATGCATTGGCAAATAAAGACAGTTTATTTGTTAAGAAGAAATCACTCGACAGTTTGCACGGTACCATAGGATTCCGCACAGGTACGCCGAAACTGAAAACGCTAAAAGGTTTTACGTGGAATACGGTAACAAACCTGCTGAAAGAATTTTTGCCTGCTTATGTGCGCATAGCCGAAGAACCAGCAAAAGATAAGCTACTTGCTGAACGCAACAATACGCAAATAGCTGACTTCTTTCCAAAAATAGGAGTAGTGGTGACTCAAGATGAGACTTTTTTTGTGGAAGTGAAGGCTTAG
- a CDS encoding S24 family peptidase, with translation MSNIVSRVKDYIDFKGLSVRKFEELVGFSNGAFATQYKNNKSIGSDKIENILQSFPELNAEWLLTGKGPMLKNKEIVETPRVEIIKPLKVEGRDLTPKVVVVEEDELFNPIPLVPIYAQAGYLNGYEDPEYIKELPMYNLPEMRNGTFRMFQVNGLSMFPTLQDGSYVVGQFVENWEWLSDNRVCVVVTERDGVIVKRVLNKIRKYGSLYCKSDNRDYPHITVRAEDIKEVWECKMHLSFEFLDPIPEYQKIADLEANVQFLTERVEQLEHHNKPIL, from the coding sequence ATGTCAAATATTGTTAGTAGAGTAAAAGATTATATCGATTTCAAGGGATTATCGGTTAGAAAGTTTGAAGAGCTTGTGGGCTTTTCCAACGGTGCTTTTGCGACTCAGTATAAAAATAACAAGTCTATTGGAAGCGATAAAATAGAAAATATTCTACAATCTTTTCCCGAACTAAATGCTGAATGGTTGCTCACAGGTAAAGGTCCTATGTTAAAAAATAAGGAGATTGTCGAAACTCCCCGTGTAGAAATTATCAAACCTTTAAAAGTAGAAGGAAGAGATTTAACTCCCAAGGTGGTAGTGGTTGAAGAAGACGAACTTTTTAACCCCATACCCTTAGTGCCTATATACGCTCAAGCGGGCTATCTCAATGGTTATGAAGACCCCGAATACATAAAAGAACTCCCTATGTACAACCTTCCCGAAATGCGAAACGGCACTTTCAGAATGTTTCAAGTAAACGGACTCTCTATGTTCCCCACTCTGCAAGACGGCAGTTATGTGGTAGGGCAATTCGTCGAAAATTGGGAGTGGCTATCAGATAACAGGGTGTGCGTAGTAGTTACAGAGCGCGACGGAGTGATTGTAAAACGGGTTTTAAACAAAATAAGAAAATATGGTAGTCTGTATTGCAAATCCGATAATCGCGACTACCCGCATATTACCGTTAGAGCTGAAGATATTAAAGAAGTATGGGAATGTAAAATGCACCTCTCTTTCGAGTTCCTCGACCCTATCCCTGAGTACCAAAAAATTGCCGATTTAGAAGCCAACGTTCAGTTCCTAACCGAACGTGTAGAACAATTAGAACATCACAACAAACCCATTTTATAG